The genomic region CTGGTATTGTATTTTTAGTTTCCGCATATAAAAACCTCACCAACCCATCTCTCTCTCGGTCTGGAATTGCGAAAATTACAACAATGCTTACATCTGGAGGATATCTTGCTTACAAATACAAAAAAATCTTAGAACTTATTTTTTTTCTGGATGTCAAACTCAGGCTGCTAGGTGTTCCTTCAAAAAACATTCCTCCTCTCAAAAGAATTCTTAAACGAATTAATCAATTTGAACGCGACACATTGCTAAAACATTTAAAAAGTTTTCCATTCAACCCAAATCCCCAAGATACGCTCTACAGCGATAATGCTAACGTCAGAGAAGCACTCGAAAAAAATAGTTTCTTTTCGCAAGATTGCGTCAATCAAGTTGTAAACACTCTTGCCCTTAACGAAAAACTCTCCCTGGAAGAACGAAGAACGCTCATTCTTACAACCCCTCGATCTCACCCTGCTGGAAAAATCGCCAAAGAAATCGCAAAAGCTCTTGGTAAACCATACATCGTTATTAATTTTGCCAAAGACATGTGGCGTTCATCTCTTCTTGGCAGACCCGACATGGGATTTGGAGAACATGGACGATTATTTGAAGCATTTGCAAAAGCAGGTACCGAATCATGTGTGCTTATTTTCAAAAATATACACGTACTCTCAGAAGATGAAGTAACAGCTCTCATAAACTGCTGCACAAAAAAAACAACCCCTGTAATTGATCGCAGCACCGAAATCGAAATTCCCTTTAAACATGCACTTTCGATAATCATTAATGAAAAAAATAAACTTTCGGACACTTTTTTCTTTCAATACAACGATTTTTTCAAAAACATTTTAGTACGCGAATACTCCGATCAGGAACGCACCGGCATCATTCAAAGCATCATAATTCCAGAACTTATCACCCTGTACTCACTGCCGGAATTTATCGAAAAAACATTATACGAATCAACTCCAGCTCTCGTTGAACTATGGAAAAAAACAAATCAGTCGTTTAAAAATTGCAAACGAATTATTCGAAAAATAACATTTGATTACATTCTTAATCCTGAAAAAAAATCTCTTTCCGAAGACGAGCTTGCTTGGTATTTCAAAGAACAAGAAACCATCGAAGACTACACCTCGCCAGAAATTCCAGAGCACTTTCAGAAATCAATTAAAATTAAACTTTCTGATGCACTTGCCAACGGGAACCTGTATAAACACTACATCGAACAATATCCATTCAAAAAAGAACAAATCCCGGCTATTAAAAAAGAATCCGCAAAAAAAATCTTACGCCAAAATATTGTTGGGATGAAAAAAACACAGCAAGAAATGCTTACCCTGCTCATTGCAAACTCAATTTCAACACCTGAGCACAAAAAAGCTATTTGCTTTGTGGGTCTTGCGGGCACCGGAAAAACTCACTGCGCTCAAGCACTCGCCGACGCAACGCTCAGACAGTCATTTCTTATCGATTTTTCAAGCATCGCAAATCTTCCTGGTGACCCAACCAACGTTGCAGGCGCAGAACCAAGTGATTTCTTTAAAGCATTTTGCACCACTCAATCACGAGCACCGGCAATTATTCTTGATAACATCGACAAAGCAAGCAAGATTAACTTGCTCTTTATGGAAAAAGCCTTAAATCCCCATAAAAATTTTGCGTACCCCGATCAATTTTCTGGATTTGAAATGGATCTTTCGAATGTTTTTTTTATCGCAACCGCAAAAGACTTGTCAGAAATTCCTTCATCAATGCTTCAATACATGGAAATTATCAACCTGGAAGGCTACTCGTTTGAAGAAAAAATTAATATCGCAGAAAAAAAATTATTACCAAGCGCAATCTCAAGCAGATACCTCAGTAACTCAAACGCCGCTGATATTTATTGCGAAATAGCTGCATGCATCACAGAAATTTGTTCAATTGTAGCTCCGTCAGAAAAAGGATTAAATCAGCTAAGCAGAGCAATCAATTCGCTCGTGCTTCAAGAAGTTGTAAGCCTCTTTACAAACAACACAACGCTCAACCTTACTCCGGACAATCTACGCTCATTCATTCCACCGGTACTCAGTGCGTATACACTCAACCCCGCAGAAGATATCACCGCATATTGCAATGATGTCATAAAAAGTCTTGATATCACACCCGAACAATTCAAAAAAATCGAAAATCACATTATCGCTCTTAAACCATGGCGAGGGGGAAATTCAATCACCTTGCTCTACATGGAATGGATTCGTAAATTTCCCTTCAACAAATACGCAAATGAACAAAAGTCTCTCGAATTTGCACGCAACCAACTTGATAAAACACACTTTGGACTCCAGCAAGTAAAAAATCTCATTTTAGATTTTTTAGCAGGGTCATTTGTTGCTGCCGAAACAACCATCAGTAAAAATATTTGTTTTATTGGTGGACCGGGCATCGGAAAAACTACCTTTGCTGAATCAATCGCAAAAGCGCTCAATAGACCCTTTGTACGCATTCCAATCGAATCGATCAAAAGTCTGACTGGAGTTATCGGAGAACATGAAATGTTTGGTGAAGGGCCAGGAGCTATCGGAAAAGCATTGTGCACAACCGAATGCTTAAACCCTGTAATTTTGCTCGACGAAATCGATAAAGCATGTCCAAATGTGCAATATCAATTACTGGAAATTCTCGATCCTGCACAAAATAAAACCATTAAAGATGGCTTTTTGGGGCTTGATATCGATGCATCAAAAATTTTATTCATCGCTTCTGCCAACGATCTTTCGAGTCTTTCGCACGCATTGCGCGATCGCTTACACAAAATCGAACTCTCACCATACGGAAAAGCAGAACGTGTTGGAATTGCCCAAAACATGATTGTCCCTGACATCATAAAAGAATTTAAATTTAATGCCGAAGTTGCAGGCCATCTGTATGGCATGATCGACGACTTGGTAGAAACAACACTCATCACCGAATATGGCGTACGTAACCTCAAACGATTCTTGTACATCGCAGCAAACAAATATGCGCGATTAATTATCGAGAAAAAACCACTCACCAGGCTTTCGGTCGTAGACATACTCAAAGACCAATATCCAGATCTTTTGCAACTCAAAAACGATCCTGCTGCAATTCCAGCAACCGTTCCGCTTATTGGTGTGGTAAATGGCATGTGCGCTGGCAGATCCGATGGTGGGGGGCTTCACAAAACACAAGCCTCAATTATCCCTGGTGGCAGTGGCAACCTTATTAAAAATGAACTTGGTGGCCAAACAGCCCAGGCATCACAAGTACAATCACTCATGTTTATTAAAAATTTTGCAGAAAAATATCAGATCAATCGTGAATTACTTTCAACATCTGATTTTGCAATTATCAAACAACATTACGAAGAATTTGATGGCCCTTCTGCAGGAATCGCACAAACAGTTGCGCTCATTTCTGCTCTCACCAAACGTGCGGTAAAACCTGGATATGCCGTCACCGGGGCAATCGATGCACTGGGCAACTTACTCCCCGTCGGTGGATACCGAGAAAAAATTTTGGGCACCGCACGCACGGGAATTACCAATTTCATCGTCCCAGAATGCGCCCGGGAAACGATGGAAGCGCTCAAACAACAATTTACTGGACTTACCATTATTTTGGTAAAAACAATCGATGAAGCCCTAGATATCTTGCTCGAGAAATAATTTTTCCCAGTCACACAAAATAACAGGGCCCGGATTTCTCCGGGCCCGACCACATTATGCTTAAAATATTTTTACCAACGACTTGCCTCAAACCAATATTCAGCAGGTCTATCTGGATACGCAGATGCATCTACGCCAACAATATCTAAAAAACGATTTAAAGAATAATCCATAACCGCTTGATATTCAGCTGAAGTATGCTGTTCAAGCACAATGGTACCTGGCTCTTCACCACCATAGCGTGCAGCAAAATATCCACCATCAACAGCGTCTTTAAATTTTTTATTAGCGATATACTGTGCTTCAGCATATTTTGCCTTACCTCTCGTTTTCGCATCTTGATCCAAATCACCCCGTGAATCGATAAATGCAAAGTGAGTTTGAATTTGAATTCGTTTATCTTCAACATATCCAGCCGAAACCGCACCAAAACCAACAACTGCCAACACTAACGCCATTTTCTTTAAAATCATCATAAAAACCTCTTTTTATTTAATTTTGTTCAACTCTTTTTAACCTACCTCAG from Candidatus Dependentiae bacterium harbors:
- a CDS encoding AAA family ATPase; translation: MMTLKSFLFTVLCFSITSTSIKPDLIDDVYNNPGTCTAGIVFLVSAYKNLTNPSLSRSGIAKITTMLTSGGYLAYKYKKILELIFFLDVKLRLLGVPSKNIPPLKRILKRINQFERDTLLKHLKSFPFNPNPQDTLYSDNANVREALEKNSFFSQDCVNQVVNTLALNEKLSLEERRTLILTTPRSHPAGKIAKEIAKALGKPYIVINFAKDMWRSSLLGRPDMGFGEHGRLFEAFAKAGTESCVLIFKNIHVLSEDEVTALINCCTKKTTPVIDRSTEIEIPFKHALSIIINEKNKLSDTFFFQYNDFFKNILVREYSDQERTGIIQSIIIPELITLYSLPEFIEKTLYESTPALVELWKKTNQSFKNCKRIIRKITFDYILNPEKKSLSEDELAWYFKEQETIEDYTSPEIPEHFQKSIKIKLSDALANGNLYKHYIEQYPFKKEQIPAIKKESAKKILRQNIVGMKKTQQEMLTLLIANSISTPEHKKAICFVGLAGTGKTHCAQALADATLRQSFLIDFSSIANLPGDPTNVAGAEPSDFFKAFCTTQSRAPAIILDNIDKASKINLLFMEKALNPHKNFAYPDQFSGFEMDLSNVFFIATAKDLSEIPSSMLQYMEIINLEGYSFEEKINIAEKKLLPSAISSRYLSNSNAADIYCEIAACITEICSIVAPSEKGLNQLSRAINSLVLQEVVSLFTNNTTLNLTPDNLRSFIPPVLSAYTLNPAEDITAYCNDVIKSLDITPEQFKKIENHIIALKPWRGGNSITLLYMEWIRKFPFNKYANEQKSLEFARNQLDKTHFGLQQVKNLILDFLAGSFVAAETTISKNICFIGGPGIGKTTFAESIAKALNRPFVRIPIESIKSLTGVIGEHEMFGEGPGAIGKALCTTECLNPVILLDEIDKACPNVQYQLLEILDPAQNKTIKDGFLGLDIDASKILFIASANDLSSLSHALRDRLHKIELSPYGKAERVGIAQNMIVPDIIKEFKFNAEVAGHLYGMIDDLVETTLITEYGVRNLKRFLYIAANKYARLIIEKKPLTRLSVVDILKDQYPDLLQLKNDPAAIPATVPLIGVVNGMCAGRSDGGGLHKTQASIIPGGSGNLIKNELGGQTAQASQVQSLMFIKNFAEKYQINRELLSTSDFAIIKQHYEEFDGPSAGIAQTVALISALTKRAVKPGYAVTGAIDALGNLLPVGGYREKILGTARTGITNFIVPECARETMEALKQQFTGLTIILVKTIDEALDILLEK